TTCTTATGATCCATTATTTATCCCCCCTTAGCACTAAGTACAGAAATACTATACTGCCTATAACTCCCACGGTAAGCCCAATAGAAATTTCGTAGGGATAAATAATTACTCTGCCTAAGATGTCGCAAAATAATAAAAATACCGACCCTAATAAAGCAGTAGTCATGAGGTTTTTCTTTAAATGGTCTCCGCTATAGATAGTGACTATGTTTGGGATTATAAGACCTAAAAAAGGTATTCTTCCCACAATAATTACTACTAGTGCAGTGGATAGAGCCACAATGGTTAGTCCTATATTTACTACTCTGTTGTAATTTAAACCTAAGTTTTTGGAAAAATTCTCTCCCATCCCCGCAACTGTAAACTTATTGGCATAAAAATAAGCTAATGTTAGTAAGGGGATACTGATATACAACAGTTCATATCTACCACTTATAATCATAGAAAAATCTCCTTCTAACCAAGAAGATACATTCTGTATTAGATCATGTCGGTAAGCAAAGAACGTAGTGATAGAGTTAATGATATTACCTAACATTATACCTACCAAAGGGATAATGACTTTGTTTTTGACCTTTACTTTTTTTAGTATTTTTACAAACACAATAGTACCAGCTAAAGCAAATGCAAAAGAAACAATCATTCTAGTAAATATGCTAGAACTTGAAAATAAAAGCAACGAAACTAAAACACCCAGCCTAGCACTGTCCATAGTGGCAGCTGTAGTTGGTGAAACAAACTTGTTGCGAGTTATCTGCTGCATTATCAGTCCGCTTATAGCCATACTAGCTCCAGCAACAATGATACTGATCAACCTTGGCAAACGACTAACCTTCATGATTGTTACCTGATCTTCTGTGAGATTAAAAAGATCTAAAAAACTAATTTCACTAACTCCCACAAAAAGGGATAGAATTGCTAATATTACTAAAATTATAGCTAAATATAAATTCTTCATAGAACCTCCTTTATGATGAAAACCATTATCAGTCATCTTTACACATAACACACCCAATGGATAGTTTTGCAGAAAACCTGTTTAACTGCAGTTTATGAAAGAGGAGAGGTAAAGATTGATTAAAGGTTAATTTTTACAAAAAATAGATGATGAAGATAACGCAGTGAAAATCATTCTCAATCATTACTTTATTATGTTATAATAAAGTTGAAGTTGATGTTTGTAATTTTTTTAGGTTTTTGTCGATTTTTTTTGTTTTTTTCAGTTTGAATGAGAATCATTTTCATATAAAGGTGGTCTTTATGGCAAAACAGTTTTTTGATTTAGAAAGTGCAAGCTATATGTTTGAGAAGGAATTATTGGATTATATTAACAAAGGGGATACTACTAAAGCGGTAGAGATATTTAATGAGTTTGCGATGAGATTCACCGGTTTAACGAAAAACCGACTGCGAGGATTCAAAAATAATTTAATAGGTTTAACTTCGCTAATCTCTTACCAGTTGATAGAACAAGGAGTTCCTGCCCACTGTGCTAAAAATAAAAATCAAACTTATATACAGATGATCGAGGATGCTGATTCAGAAAAAGAGACTATAAAAATAGGTGTAAAATTTATAATAGATTATATTCATATAGTCATATCCCAAAAACAAAATAAGGAATATAGCAGCCATATAAAAAAAGCTGTTGATTTTATGCACTGTCATTTAGAAGATGAATTAAGTTTGGATAAAGTTTCGCAATATGTAAATCTAAATAGGAGTTACTTTTCTAGTCAGTTCAAAAAAGAGATGGGAGTAACCTTTAATCAATACTTAATTAGTTTAAAAATAGAAAAAAGCAAATTTTACTTAGTCCATAGCGACAAATATATAATAGACATAGCAGTTAAGTTAGGATTTAACAGCCAAAGCTATTTTTGCGCTATATTTAAAAAAAACACGGGACTTTCTCCAAAACAATTTAGAAACAGTCATTACTAGATACAACGGTAAGATTTTCTTCGATGACAATAATATTGTGTAATTGTCTTTTTGTTCCGTCGTTTTTATAGGGATTTTTCTCTTAAAAACTTTTTATGATAAGCACTAGCTAAGAGTTTTTTTGTATGTAAAGAATTTAAATTAAAAGTTATAAAAAAGTGGTCGGTTTATTTTTGAAGTTATTTTACCTAGCCAATAATATATATAACATGGTTAATGGCATATGAAATATTGTAAAAAGATGTGAAATCCTCGTTTGGTATAGCTCCATATTTTCTGGGCTACCTCTTTTTTAAACTCCTTACAATTATTTAGGGGTTTTATACAAAAAATTAAAATAGTCTAAAATTTAATTGACTTTCAACTGTATCTAGTGTATAGTTACAGTATAAGGAGGTGGGGGCTTGAATATACTTATTTCTAAGCTTTCTCAAACGCCTATTTACGAACAGATTGAAAAGCAAGTCAAAGAAAATATCTTATCTGGCAAAATAACGGCAGGTGAGCAGCTGCCTTCGATAAGGGGCCTTGCCCGAGAGTTAAAGGTAGGTATAATTACCGTTAAAAGAGCTTATGAAGAACTAGAAAAAGCCGGGATAATAGTTAATATCCAAGGTAGAGGATCGTTTGTTAAGGATATTGATGTTAGTCAAATAAAAGTTATCCATTTAGAAATGTTACGCGAGCGGCTTGTTGATATCAAAGATTTTTGTC
This genomic interval from Proteinivorax tanatarense contains the following:
- a CDS encoding ABC transporter permease, translated to MKNLYLAIILVILAILSLFVGVSEISFLDLFNLTEDQVTIMKVSRLPRLISIIVAGASMAISGLIMQQITRNKFVSPTTAATMDSARLGVLVSLLLFSSSSIFTRMIVSFAFALAGTIVFVKILKKVKVKNKVIIPLVGIMLGNIINSITTFFAYRHDLIQNVSSWLEGDFSMIISGRYELLYISIPLLTLAYFYANKFTVAGMGENFSKNLGLNYNRVVNIGLTIVALSTALVVIIVGRIPFLGLIIPNIVTIYSGDHLKKNLMTTALLGSVFLLFCDILGRVIIYPYEISIGLTVGVIGSIVFLYLVLRGDK
- a CDS encoding AraC family transcriptional regulator; its protein translation is MAKQFFDLESASYMFEKELLDYINKGDTTKAVEIFNEFAMRFTGLTKNRLRGFKNNLIGLTSLISYQLIEQGVPAHCAKNKNQTYIQMIEDADSEKETIKIGVKFIIDYIHIVISQKQNKEYSSHIKKAVDFMHCHLEDELSLDKVSQYVNLNRSYFSSQFKKEMGVTFNQYLISLKIEKSKFYLVHSDKYIIDIAVKLGFNSQSYFCAIFKKNTGLSPKQFRNSHY
- a CDS encoding GntR family transcriptional regulator; protein product: MNILISKLSQTPIYEQIEKQVKENILSGKITAGEQLPSIRGLARELKVGIITVKRAYEELEKAGIIVNIQGRGSFVKDIDVSQIKVIHLEMLRERLVDIKDFCQASDISMDELMEEIKYLYGGEKDE